One window of the Oncorhynchus mykiss isolate Arlee chromosome 5, USDA_OmykA_1.1, whole genome shotgun sequence genome contains the following:
- the LOC118936475 gene encoding KICSTOR complex protein SZT2-like has translation MPPLFIHLTCSVNMKSCHGSMTITTLPTCLGEVIMCLENAPQAVNLNNLSVTLDIFVLTLPLEIEDMQSDLRHNRVGGDALSKLQIPHKLAVLAAMEESRWLLEDEIVSALRHSRVISLSALQKVAGHVVRSGGRPL, from the exons ATGCCCCCGCTGTTCATCCACCTCACCTGCTCTGTTAACATGAAGAGCTGCCACGGATCCATGACCATAACCACGCTACCCACCTGCCTGG GTGAGGTGATCATGTGTCTGGAGAATGCCCCACAGGCTGTGAATCTGAATaatctgtctgtcacactggacATCTTTGTTCTCACCTTACCCCTGGAGATAGAGGACATGCAATCAGACTTGAGACACAACAG GGTTGGAGGAGACGCTTTGTCCAAACTCCAAATTCCCCACAAACTAGCCGTGTTAGCCGCCATGGAGGAG AGCCGTTGGCTCCTGGAGGATGAGATTGTGTCAGCTCTGCGTCACTCCCGGGTCATCAGCCTGTCCGCGCTACAGAAGGTGGCGGGTCACGTAGTTCGCTCAGGCGGGCGGCCACTGTGA
- the LOC110524622 gene encoding KICSTOR complex protein SZT2, whose translation MVVRKIGEIFRIVNQRLLLQDLNDSHVCNSLLVAESEEDIWKNESLYRQRLANSDDYNVEENYQPRDYLAATMQFIPGHFACEVVWSTVIHIHPRLKVGPNVGVFRAIQALRSVLNALCVVNRKSMFVYQERTTKSVFYLRLCETSQTGKYCDLDGSLQPMSRPEPGAPLL comes from the exons ATGGTGGTGAGGAAGATTGGGGAGATCTTCCGTATAGTCAATCAG CGTCTGCTACTCCAGGACCTCAATGACAGCCACGTGTGTAACTCTCTTCTGGTGGCAGAGAGTGAAGAGGATATCTGGAAGAACGAGTCCCTGTACAGACAGAGACTGGCCAACTCTGATG ATTACAATGTTGAGGAGAACTACCAGCCGCGGGACTACCTTGCTGCCACCATGCAGTTCATCCCAGGTCACTTTGCCTGTGAGGTGGTGTGGAGCACCGTCATCCACATCCACCCTCGCCTCAAAGTGGGACCCAACGTAGGTGTGTTCAGGG CTATCCAGGCTCTGCGGTCAGTGCTCAACGCCTTGTGTGTGGTCAACAGGAAGAGCATGTTTGTCTATCAGGAGCGCACTACCAAATCAGTCTTCTACCTCAG ACTTTGTGAGACATCTCAAACAGGGAAGTACTGTGACCTGGATGGCAGCCTACAGCCCATGTCTCGCCCGGAGCCAGGAGCCCCTCTTCTCTGA